A single region of the Streptomyces virginiae genome encodes:
- a CDS encoding histidine phosphatase family protein: MSRRTARSDSLAAMGELMVIRHGQTEWSLSGRHAGRTDVALTEAGEAAAGALGRLFRILPGPARPARHLIPQTPSGGTPRLSGHSSTSSTRAPLRLAMHRTGRPGLTRQDPKETA, from the coding sequence ATGTCTCGGCGGACCGCAAGATCAGATAGCTTGGCGGCCATGGGTGAGCTGATGGTGATCAGGCACGGCCAGACCGAGTGGAGCTTGTCGGGGCGGCACGCCGGACGTACCGACGTCGCTCTGACCGAAGCGGGCGAGGCCGCAGCCGGTGCTCTAGGCCGTCTCTTTCGGATCTTGCCGGGCCCGGCCCGCCCGGCACGGCACCTCATCCCCCAGACTCCGTCCGGGGGGACCCCCAGGTTGTCGGGGCACTCGAGTACGTCCAGTACACGAGCGCCCCTCCGCCTTGCGATGCACCGCACCGGACGACCCGGGCTCACCCGACAAGATCCGAAAGAGACGGCCTAG